AAGACTTTCATAAAGCCAATAAAGCCATCCCTTGACCGCATCAGGGATGGCTTTTGTATGTTTTCTATGTGCCGCACAGACCGATTACAGCCCCGTTTTTGGTGGATCAGAAGTGACATACGTACCTGCAATCAAATCGTGAATCGCCCGCTTATCTTTCCGGACACCAACCATGATTGCACTGATGATCGCACCGAGGCCGAGTGTGACGGTATAAATAAGCCAGATACCAATTACAGCTCGCAGTAGCATGGTACCAAATCCCACTTGTTCGCCATCCAGCTTTACGATCCGTACCCCCATAATCCTTTTCCCGATGGTGAATCCATACCAGAATACAGGCAATAAGATGCTGTAGAGGATTGACACCAGATTCGTAAACAGGTTTCCCTTCGTATCACCCGTTATGGAATAAGAGATAAGGGCAAGAGGTATACCGATAATCAATCCATCCAGCAAGCTCGCTCCTAAGCGACGCCAAAAGCCAACTGCATTGCTCGGTAACGGTTTTTCGTTCTCCATCATCTTTTGCTCC
This is a stretch of genomic DNA from Brevibacillus choshinensis. It encodes these proteins:
- a CDS encoding RDD family protein — protein: MENEKPLPSNAVGFWRRLGASLLDGLIIGIPLALISYSITGDTKGNLFTNLVSILYSILLPVFWYGFTIGKRIMGVRIVKLDGEQVGFGTMLLRAVIGIWLIYTVTLGLGAIISAIMVGVRKDKRAIHDLIAGTYVTSDPPKTGL